The following proteins come from a genomic window of Methanosarcina sp. MTP4:
- a CDS encoding GNAT family N-acetyltransferase, with translation MSEIWIGFAEMNDLNSWMELVKLVSWNFPGLETEELIQGYKENILVKNIKRKSAICAKDGERVVGILVFSIKCNMLCCMAVHPDYRRRGIASKLIKLMLNNLDKERDVVVITFREGDEKGIAPRTLYKKLGFVEDELCEEFGYPQQKFILHR, from the coding sequence ATGAGTGAGATTTGGATTGGATTTGCTGAAATGAATGATTTGAATTCATGGATGGAATTAGTTAAGCTTGTTAGTTGGAATTTCCCGGGATTAGAAACAGAAGAACTTATACAAGGTTATAAGGAGAATATACTTGTCAAAAATATAAAGAGAAAAAGTGCGATATGTGCAAAAGATGGTGAGCGTGTTGTAGGTATATTGGTATTTTCGATAAAGTGTAATATGCTTTGCTGTATGGCAGTTCATCCTGATTATCGACGTAGGGGAATAGCTTCTAAATTAATTAAATTGATGCTAAATAACTTGGATAAAGAGAGAGATGTTGTTGTTATAACATTTAGAGAGGGCGATGAAAAAGGTATTGCTCCACGCACTTTATATAAAAAACTTGGATTTGTTGAAGATGAGCTATGTGAAGAATTTGGATATCCGCAGCAAAAATTTATATTGCACAGATAA
- a CDS encoding ABC transporter permease, translating into MQSVRKTCLRNSWFRNATIGISFFFTFLLFLAVGTLLLVLKPSELLSALMSEEMLYSMELSVLTASVSTVTVMCCSIPTAYALSRFSFPGKSLVKTILGLPMAFPELVLGLALLLLFGQGFLGPFLETLGIRVPFSKLGIVVAQFFIAFPYAVRVIYSTFEDINPRYEQVSRSFGYGEFETFRNVTLPMARSGLFASAVITFARCIGAFGAVLILAGGSYMHTEVLPVTLYLNISYGNLEMAITSGVLLMLIAFLAILSFERFEGGSL; encoded by the coding sequence ATGCAGTCCGTAAGAAAAACCTGCTTAAGGAATTCCTGGTTCAGGAATGCCACCATCGGCATCTCCTTTTTCTTCACCTTTTTGCTTTTCCTGGCCGTGGGGACCCTGCTTCTCGTCCTGAAGCCTTCTGAACTCCTCTCGGCCCTAATGTCGGAAGAGATGCTTTATTCCATGGAGCTTTCGGTACTAACAGCCTCAGTTTCCACAGTTACGGTTATGTGCTGTTCAATCCCGACAGCCTATGCTCTTTCCCGTTTCTCCTTCCCGGGAAAAAGCCTGGTAAAAACAATACTCGGGCTTCCCATGGCATTTCCGGAACTGGTGCTCGGGCTTGCCCTTCTCCTTCTCTTCGGACAGGGCTTTCTGGGACCGTTCCTTGAGACCCTGGGAATAAGGGTGCCTTTCAGCAAACTCGGGATAGTGGTTGCCCAGTTTTTCATAGCTTTTCCCTATGCAGTCAGGGTCATCTACTCCACTTTCGAGGACATAAACCCCAGGTACGAGCAGGTTTCCAGGAGTTTCGGGTACGGGGAATTCGAAACCTTCAGGAACGTAACCCTCCCGATGGCCCGGAGCGGGCTTTTTGCCTCGGCAGTGATCACCTTTGCCCGCTGCATAGGAGCTTTCGGGGCCGTACTTATCCTTGCGGGAGGCTCGTACATGCACACCGAAGTCCTGCCTGTCACCCTTTACCTGAACATCTCCTACGGGAACCTGGAAATGGCAATCACAAGCGGGGTCCTGCTGATGTTGATCGCTTTCCTGGCAATCCTGAGTTTCGAACGCTTCGAAGGAGGAAGCCTGTGA
- a CDS encoding flavin reductase family protein yields MPVTLLGANVEGKANFMALGWITRVNANPPMLGVGVHKSHYTAEGIKENKSFSVNFPEAEMIRETDYCGLVSGEKVDKSGLFEVFYGELETAPMIRECTLNLECKLVETLEFPTNYFFVGEITTAYSEEQYLTQGKPDIKKIEPLLLTIPDNSYWKVGDYAGEAWKIGKSLKGNEK; encoded by the coding sequence ATGCCCGTAACCCTGTTGGGGGCAAATGTTGAAGGGAAAGCCAATTTCATGGCCCTGGGCTGGATCACCCGGGTCAATGCAAACCCACCCATGCTCGGAGTCGGAGTTCACAAATCCCATTACACGGCCGAAGGCATCAAAGAAAACAAAAGCTTCAGTGTCAACTTCCCTGAAGCCGAAATGATAAGAGAAACAGATTACTGCGGGCTTGTCTCAGGGGAGAAGGTCGACAAGTCCGGCCTGTTTGAAGTATTCTACGGGGAACTCGAAACCGCACCCATGATAAGGGAGTGCACCCTGAATCTCGAATGCAAACTCGTAGAAACCCTGGAGTTTCCAACAAACTACTTTTTTGTAGGGGAAATTACTACCGCGTACTCCGAAGAGCAATACCTGACCCAGGGGAAGCCCGATATCAAGAAGATTGAGCCTCTGCTCCTGACCATACCCGACAACAGTTACTGGAAGGTTGGGGACTATGCAGGGGAAGCCTGGAAAATAGGAAAAAGCCTGAAAGGAAATGAAAAGTAA
- a CDS encoding MATE family efflux transporter: MDERSQMLANENIGKLLLKLSVPATIGMMVQAFYNLVDTVFVGRAYGIESVQAIGGIAVAFPIQMIGMAVSLAIGIGGASLISRRLGEREPEKASRTFSNLIFLSLMSSFLITVLGLIYIVPILKIFGATDTILPYSLEYLEIILYGTVLFSLAMVTNSVVRSEGNAKVAMNAMMISGGLNIVLDPIFIFTFGMGIRGAAIATVLAQGIGVLYIARYFLSGKSTLKFRLREFRPDRKITEEVLAIGMSPFARNVSSSFMVIILNNLLALYGGDIAIAVFGIVNRLLMFTFMPMFGIIQGLQPIVGFNYGARNFERVRESVKLAILITTCMSFAGFLILYLFPEQLFGIFSGDLQLIAEGKSAVRIIVLATPLVGFQVVGGALYQALGKARPSLFLSMCRQVLFLIPLVLLLPRYLDLPGIWAAFPLADLLAFAVTLVMVIREFRLLAEARDRTAINEQTAVN, from the coding sequence GTGGACGAAAGGAGCCAGATGCTGGCAAACGAAAATATAGGCAAACTCCTTCTCAAACTCTCGGTACCTGCAACCATCGGGATGATGGTGCAGGCATTTTATAACCTTGTGGACACGGTGTTTGTTGGCAGGGCCTATGGGATAGAAAGTGTCCAGGCCATAGGAGGAATTGCCGTTGCCTTTCCCATCCAGATGATCGGAATGGCTGTGAGCCTTGCCATAGGGATAGGAGGGGCATCCCTAATCTCCCGCCGCCTTGGAGAGAGGGAGCCGGAAAAAGCCAGCAGGACCTTTTCAAACTTGATATTCCTTTCCCTGATGTCCAGTTTCCTGATAACCGTTCTCGGACTCATATATATAGTGCCGATCCTGAAAATTTTCGGAGCCACTGACACAATTCTCCCTTATTCCCTCGAATACCTGGAAATAATCCTTTACGGCACAGTCCTCTTCTCCCTTGCAATGGTTACAAACAGCGTGGTCCGCTCCGAAGGGAACGCAAAAGTTGCCATGAACGCCATGATGATCTCAGGCGGGCTCAATATCGTGCTTGACCCGATCTTCATTTTCACCTTCGGGATGGGGATCCGGGGAGCAGCCATTGCGACCGTGCTTGCACAGGGGATCGGAGTGCTGTACATTGCCCGCTACTTCCTGAGCGGAAAAAGCACACTCAAGTTCCGCCTCAGAGAATTCAGACCGGACCGGAAAATCACCGAAGAAGTCCTGGCTATCGGGATGTCCCCCTTTGCCAGGAACGTTTCAAGCAGTTTCATGGTCATAATCCTGAACAACCTCCTTGCCCTCTACGGAGGGGACATAGCGATTGCCGTCTTCGGGATTGTAAACCGGCTCCTGATGTTCACCTTCATGCCCATGTTCGGGATCATCCAGGGCCTGCAGCCTATAGTCGGTTTCAACTACGGGGCAAGGAACTTTGAGAGGGTGAGGGAATCGGTAAAACTTGCCATCCTTATCACCACATGCATGTCATTTGCAGGTTTCCTGATACTCTACCTGTTTCCGGAACAGCTTTTCGGGATTTTCAGCGGAGACCTCCAGCTGATAGCGGAAGGAAAAAGTGCTGTAAGAATCATTGTGCTTGCAACCCCCCTTGTGGGGTTCCAGGTAGTAGGAGGAGCCCTTTACCAGGCTCTTGGAAAAGCAAGACCTTCCCTTTTCCTTTCCATGTGCAGGCAGGTGCTTTTCCTTATCCCCCTGGTACTGCTGCTCCCGAGGTATCTGGACCTTCCAGGGATCTGGGCAGCCTTTCCACTTGCTGACCTCCTGGCCTTTGCAGTAACCCTGGTAATGGTAATCCGGGAGTTCAGACTCCTTGCCGAAGCCCGGGACAGGACAGCAATTAATGAACAAACAGCAGTTAATTGA
- a CDS encoding nicotinate-nucleotide pyrophosphorylase: protein MIDLFELYFFEDCPYQDESAELLKLEGKGTLKIRTREAGICACAEDLAEYYEKKGLKVLKYLRDGEKFEPQDSIFEAEGDLRTLFKFWRVSQTFLTVMCAIAGKTSTFVNAARKENPDVIIAASRKTHPGARRFETKAIRAGGGDVHRNSLSDSIQLSQNHLEVAGELRKRRALKKIEIEPRSREEAFKFAEMSDIMLLDHLSPEELRELGPELKKLNPKLELAVGGIKADKIPEYAPFVDIIVSSAPYYAQPLDFTTKIERIGN, encoded by the coding sequence ATGATCGATCTTTTTGAACTGTACTTTTTTGAAGACTGCCCCTATCAGGACGAAAGCGCAGAACTGCTAAAGCTTGAAGGAAAAGGAACTCTCAAAATCCGGACCAGGGAAGCCGGAATCTGCGCCTGTGCAGAAGACCTGGCCGAATATTACGAAAAAAAGGGCCTGAAGGTCCTGAAATACCTCAGGGACGGGGAGAAGTTCGAGCCCCAGGACAGCATATTCGAAGCCGAAGGAGATCTCAGGACCCTTTTCAAATTCTGGAGAGTTTCCCAGACCTTCCTCACCGTCATGTGTGCCATAGCAGGCAAAACCTCAACTTTTGTAAACGCAGCCAGAAAAGAAAACCCGGATGTAATAATCGCAGCAAGCAGGAAAACCCACCCCGGAGCCCGCAGGTTCGAGACAAAAGCCATAAGGGCAGGAGGAGGAGACGTCCACAGGAACTCCCTGAGCGATTCTATCCAGCTCAGCCAGAACCACCTGGAAGTGGCAGGAGAACTGAGAAAACGCCGCGCCCTGAAAAAGATAGAAATCGAACCCAGGTCCCGGGAAGAAGCCTTCAAATTCGCCGAAATGTCCGACATCATGCTCCTTGACCACCTTTCCCCCGAAGAGCTCAGGGAGCTGGGCCCCGAACTCAAGAAACTCAACCCAAAACTCGAACTTGCCGTTGGAGGCATAAAGGCAGATAAGATTCCCGAATACGCACCTTTCGTGGACATCATAGTTTCGAGTGCTCCGTATTATGCACAGCCCCTTGACTTTACTACGAAGATCGAGAGAATAGGGAACTAA
- a CDS encoding molybdate ABC transporter substrate-binding protein, producing the protein MKKVCTFVLILVLVLVASVSGCSEKKAAGAEGSGAENPDIQFEGKSLTVCSGAGLIKPMNELVRNFENETGADIQVRYGGSAEIFGILAAQECDVFIPGAYYYTEQAMGKNYVLNESVQNVTLHVPVIAVPYGNPGNIGKLEDFANPGVELALGDPSGPAIGKVAKKICSQAGILPEVEKNTIVRTTTVNQLLIYIVTGEVDATLIWEDMGSWGEANGKLELVPIPEDQNTIKTIPTAVSVYTKEPELAEAFNNYIAGEKAEETWEKWGFEPCSP; encoded by the coding sequence ATGAAAAAAGTTTGTACGTTTGTTTTAATTCTGGTCCTGGTTCTAGTTGCATCGGTATCAGGCTGCAGCGAGAAGAAAGCAGCAGGTGCGGAAGGTTCAGGTGCTGAAAACCCGGATATACAGTTCGAAGGAAAAAGCCTGACTGTCTGCTCGGGGGCCGGACTTATCAAGCCCATGAACGAACTGGTCCGGAACTTTGAAAACGAAACAGGAGCCGACATCCAGGTCCGGTACGGCGGAAGTGCCGAGATCTTCGGGATCCTGGCTGCACAGGAATGCGACGTTTTCATCCCCGGGGCCTACTATTATACGGAACAGGCAATGGGCAAGAATTATGTCCTGAACGAAAGCGTCCAAAATGTCACTCTGCACGTCCCTGTGATTGCAGTTCCTTACGGGAACCCCGGAAACATCGGGAAACTTGAAGACTTTGCAAACCCGGGGGTAGAACTGGCTCTCGGAGACCCGAGCGGGCCGGCCATAGGGAAGGTTGCGAAGAAAATATGTTCACAGGCAGGCATTCTCCCGGAAGTGGAAAAGAACACGATTGTCCGGACCACAACGGTAAACCAGCTCCTGATCTATATCGTTACCGGGGAAGTCGATGCAACCTTAATCTGGGAGGATATGGGAAGCTGGGGAGAAGCAAACGGCAAGCTTGAACTTGTCCCGATCCCTGAAGACCAGAATACCATAAAGACCATCCCCACGGCGGTTTCCGTTTATACGAAAGAACCCGAACTTGCAGAGGCTTTTAACAATTATATAGCAGGAGAAAAAGCTGAAGAGACCTGGGAAAAATGGGGCTTTGAGCCATGCAGTCCGTAA
- a CDS encoding NAD(P)H-dependent oxidoreductase: protein MKILYIYAQQEPTSFNASLKDTALAALKEKGHEVELSDLYAMNFNPVLTEGDFTKRKKPDVFKPFLEAINAVKNGAFSPDILAEMEKVKWADILIFQFPIYFTSMPAIMKGWIDRVLAPGFGFNPITNSAYETGLLKGKSAMIVTTTGASQEWYSEGGEHGDLNKHLESVTHCVFEYMGIQALPSHIVYEVSRISREKGAEELEKYRQRLLEL, encoded by the coding sequence ATGAAAATTCTTTACATTTATGCACAACAGGAACCAACTTCCTTTAATGCTTCCCTGAAAGACACCGCCCTTGCCGCTCTAAAGGAAAAGGGCCATGAAGTTGAGCTTTCAGACCTTTACGCAATGAACTTCAATCCCGTGCTTACCGAGGGAGACTTCACGAAACGGAAAAAACCGGATGTATTCAAGCCTTTCCTGGAAGCAATAAATGCCGTTAAGAACGGGGCTTTTTCGCCCGACATCCTGGCCGAGATGGAGAAAGTAAAATGGGCAGACATCCTGATCTTCCAGTTCCCTATCTACTTTACGTCCATGCCTGCAATCATGAAGGGCTGGATTGACCGGGTCCTGGCTCCAGGGTTTGGCTTCAATCCGATTACGAACAGTGCTTACGAAACCGGGCTCCTGAAGGGAAAATCCGCAATGATTGTCACCACAACCGGGGCTTCACAGGAATGGTATTCGGAAGGGGGAGAACACGGGGACCTGAACAAACACCTGGAATCCGTCACCCACTGCGTCTTTGAGTACATGGGGATACAGGCACTTCCGTCTCATATCGTCTACGAGGTCAGCAGAATTTCCAGAGAAAAAGGAGCCGAAGAGCTCGAAAAGTACAGGCAGAGACTGCTTGAACTCTGA
- a CDS encoding ATP-binding cassette domain-containing protein: protein MSFLEVRDLHLDLGGFELTGMGLNAEKGDYVALTGPSGSGKSLLLETVIGFYAPKKGSIFLEGRDITALPPDKRQISIVYQDHMLFPHMDVFENIAYALRKKLRDKKQIESEVRQIAGILGIDGLLHRKPTTLSGGEKQRAALARSLVVRPKLLLLDEPFSALDMRNRENMREVLKKAIREYRTTVLQVTHDFDDIWSLANRVIIIRQGEVMQEGDPESVFRQPSPDFVADFLGTNVLKGKVRALEGKLTVLEILDRKRDSNPEKDESKDRNLNQSREQAQNQSFEIYSADPAEPGEEVSISIRPEEIILAKGAVESSARNTVKGIVTGISKKEHLVLVEMEIGNSGSGNSSSGNSGQWNSETGISELKAVVTPTSCELLDLEIGKEIYAVFKAANARIIR, encoded by the coding sequence GTGAGTTTTCTTGAAGTCCGGGACCTTCACCTTGACTTGGGTGGTTTCGAACTGACCGGAATGGGCCTTAATGCCGAAAAAGGAGACTATGTAGCGCTTACAGGCCCTTCGGGCAGCGGAAAATCTCTCCTGCTCGAAACCGTTATAGGCTTTTATGCCCCGAAGAAAGGCAGCATATTCCTGGAAGGCAGGGATATTACGGCACTTCCTCCCGACAAAAGGCAGATCAGCATTGTCTACCAGGACCACATGCTCTTTCCCCACATGGACGTTTTCGAAAATATCGCATACGCTCTCCGGAAAAAGCTCAGGGACAAAAAGCAGATAGAAAGCGAAGTCCGGCAGATAGCTGGAATCCTGGGAATTGACGGCCTTCTCCACAGGAAACCCACCACCCTCAGCGGAGGGGAAAAACAAAGAGCAGCCCTTGCAAGAAGCCTGGTCGTCCGCCCGAAACTCCTCCTCCTTGACGAGCCCTTCAGTGCCCTTGATATGAGAAACAGGGAAAATATGAGGGAAGTCCTGAAAAAAGCCATCCGCGAATACCGCACCACCGTGCTCCAGGTGACCCATGACTTTGACGACATCTGGAGCCTCGCAAACAGGGTGATCATCATAAGGCAGGGGGAAGTGATGCAGGAAGGAGACCCCGAATCCGTATTCAGGCAGCCGTCTCCGGACTTTGTCGCGGATTTCCTGGGCACCAACGTGCTGAAGGGAAAGGTAAGGGCTCTCGAAGGAAAACTCACGGTGCTTGAAATTCTGGACCGGAAGAGAGACAGTAACCCGGAAAAGGACGAGAGTAAGGACAGGAACTTGAACCAAAGCCGGGAACAGGCCCAGAATCAGAGCTTTGAGATCTATTCTGCGGACCCCGCCGAGCCCGGAGAGGAAGTAAGCATCTCCATCCGCCCGGAGGAAATAATCCTTGCAAAGGGAGCCGTGGAAAGTTCTGCCCGCAACACGGTAAAAGGCATAGTTACTGGAATTTCCAAAAAGGAACACCTTGTCCTGGTCGAAATGGAAATAGGAAATTCCGGATCAGGGAATTCTAGTTCAGGAAATTCGGGGCAGTGGAATTCCGAAACAGGGATTTCAGAGTTAAAAGCCGTGGTGACACCCACATCATGCGAACTGCTGGACCTCGAGATCGGAAAGGAAATTTATGCCGTATTCAAAGCCGCAAATGCCAGAATAATACGCTAA
- a CDS encoding putative quinol monooxygenase has translation MILLTVKVVAKNRVKPEKIEEFTDLCKTLVEKSLKEEGCIEYGLYQELEEPGLLTMIEEWEDEKSLEEHFNSVHFKKIVPLISKYLEKEAEVNAYEKKL, from the coding sequence GTGATTTTATTGACAGTAAAAGTAGTTGCAAAAAACCGGGTCAAACCTGAGAAAATTGAAGAATTCACGGACCTGTGCAAAACCCTTGTTGAAAAATCGTTGAAAGAAGAAGGCTGCATAGAATACGGGCTGTATCAGGAATTAGAAGAACCAGGACTCCTGACCATGATAGAGGAGTGGGAGGACGAAAAAAGCCTGGAAGAACACTTTAACTCCGTGCATTTTAAGAAAATAGTTCCATTGATTTCAAAATATCTTGAAAAGGAAGCAGAAGTTAATGCGTACGAGAAAAAGCTGTGA
- a CDS encoding flavodoxin family protein → MKVVAFNGSPRKEGNTAKLIGHIFSELEKEGIETEMVQLGGKSIHGCIACMKCFENKDKKCVIDKDIVNDCIAKMAEADGIILATPTYFADLTPEIKALIDRAGMVAIANDNLFKRKGGAAVVAVRRAGSIHAFDSINHFFTISQMIIPGSSYWNMGIGFGEGDVEKDEEGINTMENLGQNMAWLLKKINA, encoded by the coding sequence ATGAAAGTCGTAGCATTCAACGGAAGCCCGCGAAAAGAAGGGAACACAGCAAAGCTTATAGGACACATATTTTCAGAACTTGAAAAGGAAGGCATTGAAACCGAAATGGTGCAGCTTGGAGGAAAAAGCATTCACGGCTGCATAGCGTGCATGAAATGCTTCGAAAATAAGGATAAAAAATGTGTCATTGACAAAGACATCGTCAACGACTGCATCGCAAAAATGGCTGAAGCCGACGGCATAATCCTGGCCACCCCAACCTATTTTGCAGACCTGACCCCTGAAATTAAAGCCCTGATCGACCGTGCGGGAATGGTCGCAATAGCAAATGACAACCTTTTCAAGCGGAAGGGAGGGGCAGCTGTCGTTGCCGTAAGAAGGGCAGGCTCGATCCATGCCTTTGACTCCATCAACCATTTCTTCACCATCTCCCAGATGATAATCCCTGGGTCCAGCTACTGGAACATGGGAATCGGATTTGGAGAAGGGGATGTTGAGAAAGATGAAGAAGGCATCAATACCATGGAAAATCTGGGACAGAACATGGCATGGCTGTTGAAGAAAATAAACGCATGA
- a CDS encoding Rossmann-like domain-containing protein, producing MTGNEKKYENGAVPALVNELRQNFGPALKEIKAEDVRIGLAYTGVMLSDGYGGVACTPIFDFSGCPALGFAGRLKGSPADTLLELALSKNHLEAAVGIAAANALSHMLLDQKPENFPAFGPDTELDVLDLINPGDRVAMVGYFAPMVPSISKKAGSLTVLEKREIESPKVKTLPSEKADEVLPASNVIILSASTLANGTLDELLKFAASGEAREVILLGPSAPLYPKPFFERGVTAVMGTKITDSKNMLTVLSEAGGTKKLHRCCGKKVAFRKKQ from the coding sequence ATGACAGGCAACGAAAAAAAATATGAAAACGGAGCCGTACCTGCCCTTGTAAACGAACTCAGGCAGAACTTCGGGCCTGCCCTTAAAGAAATTAAAGCCGAAGACGTCCGCATAGGTCTTGCCTACACCGGAGTCATGCTCTCGGACGGCTACGGAGGCGTGGCCTGCACCCCAATTTTTGATTTTTCCGGCTGCCCTGCCCTGGGTTTTGCAGGCAGGCTGAAAGGAAGCCCTGCAGACACCCTGCTTGAACTTGCCCTCTCAAAAAACCACCTTGAAGCAGCCGTAGGAATCGCAGCCGCAAACGCCCTTTCCCACATGCTCCTGGACCAGAAACCCGAAAACTTCCCTGCTTTCGGACCTGACACGGAACTTGACGTCCTTGACCTAATCAACCCCGGAGACAGGGTTGCAATGGTGGGGTATTTCGCCCCCATGGTCCCGAGTATTTCGAAAAAAGCCGGGAGCCTGACCGTCCTTGAAAAGCGGGAAATAGAATCCCCTAAAGTAAAAACCCTGCCCTCGGAAAAGGCAGATGAAGTCCTTCCCGCCTCCAACGTAATCATCCTCAGCGCCAGCACCCTTGCCAACGGCACACTGGACGAGCTTCTGAAATTTGCAGCCTCCGGGGAAGCAAGAGAAGTTATACTGCTTGGACCGAGTGCACCCCTGTACCCGAAGCCTTTCTTTGAACGCGGGGTTACGGCAGTAATGGGGACAAAAATCACGGATTCGAAGAATATGCTTACCGTGCTTAGCGAGGCAGGGGGAACCAAGAAGCTGCACAGGTGCTGTGGAAAGAAGGTGGCTTTCAGGAAAAAGCAGTAA
- a CDS encoding flavodoxin family protein: protein MKVIGIVGSPRKNGNTNTLVQQVLEGASEAGAETKSFILNEMDYRGCQGCNYCKAHDKCKLEDDLAEVFEEIKAADGIVFGSPIYFAQFTGQMRLFLDRCYSLVNPDFSSRVPAGKKAVLIGAQGEPDPTAYTRVFEEFGGEISRFMGMEVKDTLIAAGCAAPGDVKGNAELMEKAKNTGLNLFK from the coding sequence ATGAAAGTCATAGGAATCGTAGGAAGCCCGAGGAAGAACGGAAACACGAACACCCTGGTCCAACAGGTACTTGAAGGAGCCTCCGAAGCCGGAGCCGAAACAAAGTCCTTCATCCTCAACGAAATGGACTACAGAGGCTGCCAGGGCTGCAACTACTGCAAAGCCCATGACAAATGCAAGCTTGAAGACGACCTTGCAGAAGTCTTCGAGGAGATCAAAGCAGCAGACGGTATTGTTTTCGGGTCCCCGATTTACTTTGCCCAGTTTACAGGCCAGATGCGACTCTTCCTGGACCGCTGTTACTCCCTGGTAAACCCTGACTTTTCCTCACGGGTCCCGGCCGGAAAGAAAGCAGTGCTTATAGGCGCCCAGGGTGAGCCAGACCCCACAGCCTACACCAGAGTCTTCGAGGAATTCGGAGGAGAAATCTCCCGCTTCATGGGCATGGAAGTAAAGGACACCCTCATAGCAGCCGGATGTGCAGCCCCCGGAGACGTCAAAGGCAATGCCGAACTTATGGAAAAGGCGAAGAACACAGGCCTGAACCTATTCAAATAA
- a CDS encoding nitroreductase family protein, whose translation MDTLEAIHTRRSIRKYTDRPVPRELIKELIRAAMCAPSAVNAQTWVFIVIDDRKLLDEIPTFSPYASMCTGASLAILVCGDTTREKAPGFWVQDCSAATQNLLLAAHAFGLGAVWTGIYPMEDRVEGFRKAFELPEHVIPLGLVPIGYPAQQPGPQDRYREEKVFHNRYGRKKE comes from the coding sequence ATGGACACACTCGAAGCAATCCACACCCGAAGAAGCATACGAAAATACACTGACCGACCCGTTCCCCGGGAACTTATTAAAGAACTGATCCGGGCTGCCATGTGCGCACCCTCGGCAGTCAACGCCCAGACCTGGGTCTTTATCGTAATCGACGACCGCAAACTGCTCGATGAGATCCCGACATTCAGCCCCTATGCAAGCATGTGCACGGGAGCCTCCCTTGCAATCCTGGTCTGCGGAGATACGACCAGGGAAAAAGCACCCGGCTTCTGGGTGCAGGACTGCTCGGCAGCTACCCAGAACCTCCTGCTTGCAGCTCATGCCTTTGGCCTCGGCGCGGTCTGGACCGGGATCTATCCCATGGAAGACAGGGTTGAGGGTTTCAGAAAAGCGTTCGAACTTCCGGAGCATGTGATCCCCCTGGGCCTGGTGCCCATTGGTTATCCTGCCCAACAGCCCGGACCTCAGGACCGGTACAGGGAAGAAAAAGTATTCCACAACAGGTACGGCCGGAAAAAAGAGTGA